A genomic segment from Helicobacter sp. NHP19-012 encodes:
- a CDS encoding SEL1-like repeat protein, translating to MAEFEDDSSEEEALEEELDQDLDTQSELEYGEYLAIANQALKGKDYPKALENFTRAADLGSVRALVGLGVMYARGKGTKVDNDKAMHYFQRAADLDDMQALVNLGVMYDLGRGTKKDYQKALHNFQKAAALGDIYAINYLALMYRMGKGVGVDYKKSIEYYERAAKLGSIKALVSLGVMYYEGQSTEGKDHAKAFGYFKEAAKLGDAKAFYNLAIMCESGEGVTKDSIKSAEFFKEAAKLGFAKAIYTLATMYESGEGMDKDIEEAIKLYQEAGNMGDSDALCSLGTLYRTGKGVEQDKYKALAYYQQAADLGNANAMENVNAMQDQMGKQKAQTFYNLGVVYASGQGIPKDEKKALEYFEKAADLGYAKAYYNLGVIYSRGLGVKKDYGRAFACFQEAAKQGEVEAYYSLGLMCEHARGVEKNILRAIRYYEQAGALGNAAAMHHLGVLYHVGKVMAKDSKRAFECFQEAARLGSVKDCYNLGVMYSKGEGVEKDIEQALNYLEKAASLGSSDAMYNMGVIYYKGEDVKQDLDRAIECFKRAHKMGNARARQILASLFSKN from the coding sequence ATGGCAGAGTTTGAAGATGACAGCTCTGAAGAAGAGGCCTTAGAGGAAGAGCTAGACCAAGATTTAGACACACAATCTGAACTAGAGTACGGGGAATACCTAGCCATTGCTAACCAAGCCCTCAAAGGCAAAGATTATCCAAAAGCTCTAGAAAACTTTACCCGTGCAGCTGATTTAGGCAGCGTGCGGGCTCTAGTGGGGCTTGGCGTGATGTATGCAAGGGGCAAGGGGACAAAAGTTGATAACGATAAGGCTATGCACTATTTCCAGCGAGCCGCTGACTTGGATGACATGCAGGCGCTCGTGAATTTAGGAGTCATGTATGACTTGGGGCGTGGGACGAAAAAAGACTACCAAAAAGCTCTTCACAATTTCCAAAAGGCTGCAGCCTTGGGAGACATCTACGCGATCAACTACCTCGCTTTAATGTATCGCATGGGCAAGGGAGTGGGGGTGGATTATAAAAAGTCTATAGAATATTACGAAAGGGCAGCCAAACTAGGCAGCATTAAGGCCTTGGTGAGCTTGGGTGTCATGTATTACGAGGGGCAAAGCACGGAGGGCAAGGATCATGCTAAAGCTTTTGGTTATTTCAAAGAGGCGGCGAAGTTGGGCGATGCCAAAGCCTTTTACAATCTAGCCATCATGTGCGAGAGCGGGGAGGGGGTTACTAAAGACAGCATAAAATCTGCGGAGTTTTTTAAAGAGGCAGCAAAATTAGGCTTTGCCAAGGCAATTTACACTCTAGCGACCATGTATGAAAGTGGAGAGGGGATGGACAAGGACATAGAGGAGGCGATTAAACTCTACCAAGAGGCGGGCAACATGGGCGATTCCGATGCGCTTTGCAGTCTGGGCACTTTATACCGCACAGGTAAGGGCGTGGAGCAGGATAAATACAAGGCCCTAGCCTATTACCAACAAGCTGCCGACTTAGGCAACGCCAACGCCATGGAAAATGTCAATGCCATGCAAGATCAGATGGGTAAGCAAAAGGCGCAAACTTTCTACAATTTAGGGGTGGTCTATGCCAGTGGGCAAGGTATCCCAAAGGACGAAAAGAAAGCTTTAGAATACTTCGAAAAGGCCGCAGATTTAGGCTATGCTAAGGCATATTACAATCTGGGTGTGATTTACAGCAGGGGGCTTGGGGTAAAAAAAGATTACGGACGCGCTTTTGCATGCTTTCAAGAGGCGGCAAAGCAGGGTGAAGTGGAGGCTTACTACAGCCTAGGACTGATGTGTGAACACGCTAGGGGAGTAGAAAAAAACATTTTGCGAGCCATTAGGTATTACGAGCAAGCAGGGGCTTTAGGCAACGCCGCTGCAATGCACCACTTAGGCGTACTCTACCATGTGGGTAAGGTGATGGCTAAAGACTCTAAAAGGGCTTTTGAATGTTTTCAAGAGGCGGCCAGACTTGGCTCGGTGAAAGATTGCTACAATTTAGGCGTGATGTATAGCAAGGGAGAAGGGGTAGAAAAAGACATTGAGCAGGCTTTAAACTACCTTGAAAAGGCGGCAAGTTTGGGCAGCTCGGATGCGATGTATAACATGGGCGTGATTTATTACAAAGGCGAGGATGTGAAACAAGATTTAGACAGGGCGATCGAATGCTTTAAGCGAGCGCACAAAATGGGCAACGCCCGGGCACGCCAAATTTTAGCGTCCTTGTTCTCTAAGAATTAA
- the rpmB gene encoding 50S ribosomal protein L28 has protein sequence MAKRCMLSHKGPMVGNRVSHANNKNKRRLLPNLHTIRITLEDGTRQKIKVATSTLRTMRKSQ, from the coding sequence ATGGCAAAAAGGTGTATGTTGAGCCACAAGGGGCCTATGGTGGGTAACCGCGTGAGCCACGCCAACAACAAGAACAAGCGACGTTTATTGCCTAACTTGCACACCATCCGCATCACCCTAGAGGATGGCACAAGACAGAAGATCAAAGTTGCCACTTCCACTTTAAGGACCATGCGTAAGAGCCAATAG
- the gyrA gene encoding DNA gyrase subunit A, whose amino-acid sequence MEVKDIKIEESLQESYLDYSMSVIVGRALPDARDGLKPVHRRILYAMHELGLGAKVPYKKSARIVGDVIGKYHPHGDIAVYEALVRMAQDFSMRLPLVDGQGNFGSIDGDNAAAMRYTEARMARASEELLKDIEKQTVDFSDNYDSTLHEPDILPSRLPNLLINGSSGIAVGMATSIPPHRLDEIIDALICVLENPQVELLELLEIVQGPDFPTGGVIYGKQGILEAYSTGRGRIKVRAKTRFEKTGSRESIIIEEIPYQTNKAKLVEQISELAKDKIVEGIAEVRDESDREGVRVVIDLKKDAVAQIVLNHLYKSSNMETTFSMIMLAIYNKEPRIFTLLELLKLFLLHRKTIVIRRTIFELEKARARVHILEGLLVALQNSEAVIALIKSSADTLGAKEALAKVHNLSEEQSKAILEMRLQRLTGLEQEKIQQEHTELQAQIAYLQGILEHADKLNALIKEELLEVKEKFSTPRKTQIEEDYEGLSAEDLIAHEDMVVTVSHRGYVKRMPLKVYEQQKRGGKGKISGNTHEDDFIEFFFSANTHDTILFVTNMGQLYWLKVYRIPEMGRNAIGKALVNLIDLQPGERIKATLSTPDFSPDKSLVFFTKQGLIKRTNLSAFGRIRGGVRAIVLDEDDALVTAQILHSGTQELFMASSKGYCIRFGVEGVREMGRITRGVIGMRLRSGDEVIGGGVISSEQEKLLSVSSKGLGKQTLAGAYRLQGRGGMGVIAMKITQRTGDLIGIVSVDESQDLMILTKNGKMIRMPMDSIRETGRNASGVKLVSVEGDGVVYTNTCPKENEVE is encoded by the coding sequence ATGGAAGTTAAAGATATCAAAATTGAAGAGTCCTTACAAGAGAGTTATTTAGACTACTCGATGAGCGTGATTGTCGGGCGGGCATTGCCGGACGCTAGGGACGGGCTAAAGCCCGTGCATAGGCGGATACTCTATGCCATGCACGAGCTAGGCTTGGGGGCGAAAGTGCCTTATAAAAAGAGCGCGCGCATTGTGGGCGATGTGATTGGTAAATACCACCCGCATGGCGATATTGCCGTGTATGAGGCTTTGGTGCGTATGGCACAGGACTTTTCTATGCGTTTGCCCTTAGTCGATGGGCAGGGCAATTTTGGCTCGATCGATGGCGACAACGCCGCCGCGATGCGTTACACCGAAGCACGCATGGCAAGGGCGAGCGAGGAGTTGCTAAAAGACATTGAAAAACAAACCGTGGATTTTAGCGACAACTACGACAGCACCTTACACGAGCCAGACATTCTGCCTAGTCGTTTGCCTAATCTTTTAATCAATGGCTCTAGTGGGATTGCGGTGGGGATGGCAACTTCAATCCCCCCACACCGCCTAGATGAAATCATAGACGCTTTAATTTGCGTCTTAGAAAACCCCCAAGTGGAGCTACTAGAGCTTTTAGAGATCGTGCAGGGCCCCGACTTCCCCACTGGGGGCGTGATCTATGGCAAGCAAGGGATTTTAGAGGCTTACAGCACGGGCAGAGGGCGGATTAAGGTTAGGGCGAAAACCCGCTTTGAAAAGACGGGCAGCAGAGAAAGTATCATCATTGAGGAAATCCCCTACCAAACCAACAAGGCTAAATTAGTCGAGCAAATCAGCGAATTAGCCAAGGATAAAATCGTGGAGGGGATTGCAGAGGTTAGAGACGAATCCGATCGCGAGGGGGTTAGGGTGGTGATCGATTTAAAAAAGGACGCGGTGGCGCAGATTGTGCTAAATCACCTTTACAAGTCGAGCAACATGGAAACCACTTTTAGCATGATCATGCTTGCCATTTACAACAAAGAACCCCGCATTTTCACGCTCTTAGAACTCTTAAAACTCTTTTTGCTCCACAGAAAAACCATAGTGATCCGCCGCACCATTTTTGAGCTAGAAAAGGCAAGGGCAAGGGTGCATATTTTGGAGGGCTTGTTGGTGGCTTTGCAAAACAGCGAGGCGGTGATCGCCTTGATTAAGAGCAGTGCCGATACTTTGGGAGCTAAAGAAGCCCTAGCTAAAGTACATAATCTTAGCGAGGAGCAGAGCAAGGCGATTTTAGAAATGCGTTTGCAACGCTTGACAGGGCTAGAGCAAGAGAAAATCCAGCAAGAGCATACAGAGTTGCAAGCGCAAATCGCCTATTTGCAAGGCATTTTAGAGCATGCCGACAAATTAAACGCCTTGATTAAAGAGGAGCTTTTAGAGGTCAAGGAGAAATTCAGCACCCCACGAAAAACCCAAATTGAGGAGGACTATGAGGGGCTAAGTGCTGAGGACTTGATCGCGCATGAGGATATGGTCGTTACCGTGAGCCACAGAGGCTATGTCAAACGCATGCCCTTAAAGGTGTATGAGCAACAAAAAAGGGGCGGTAAGGGCAAAATCTCAGGCAACACGCATGAGGACGACTTCATTGAGTTTTTCTTCAGCGCCAACACCCACGACACGATTTTATTCGTTACGAACATGGGGCAACTTTATTGGCTGAAGGTCTATCGTATCCCTGAAATGGGGCGTAATGCGATCGGCAAGGCGTTAGTCAATCTCATAGACTTACAGCCCGGGGAGCGGATCAAGGCGACTTTATCCACCCCTGATTTTAGCCCCGATAAATCCTTGGTCTTTTTCACCAAACAGGGCTTGATTAAACGCACAAATCTAAGTGCCTTTGGGCGTATCCGTGGGGGGGTTAGGGCGATCGTGCTTGATGAGGACGATGCCCTTGTTACCGCACAGATTTTACACTCAGGTACGCAAGAGTTGTTTATGGCAAGCTCTAAGGGGTATTGTATCCGCTTTGGCGTAGAGGGGGTGAGAGAAATGGGGCGGATCACGCGGGGGGTGATTGGCATGCGTCTTCGATCGGGCGATGAGGTGATCGGGGGGGGCGTGATTTCTAGCGAGCAAGAGAAGTTACTGAGTGTCAGCTCTAAGGGGCTAGGCAAGCAGACTTTGGCAGGGGCTTACCGCTTGCAAGGGCGGGGCGGCATGGGCGTGATCGCCATGAAAATCACGCAAAGAACGGGCGATTTGATCGGCATTGTGAGCGTAGATGAAAGCCAAGATTTAATGATTCTCACCAAAAATGGCAAGATGATCCGCATGCCTATGGATAGCATTAGAGAAACGGGGCGTAACGCCAGCGGTGTGAAACTTGTGAGCGTGGAGGGCGATGGCGTGGTTTATACGAACACTTGCCCGAAAGAAAATGAAGTGGAATAG
- a CDS encoding potassium channel family protein, whose product MLQKIKGFLSSVKKKKVKADYNLNAEIYEQFEAFRLPLVLIQCFILVGTLGYLALEDYNLVQAFFQTTYTFTSTGFGALNESHFGTISVFFTSIIMFCGTGVVTFSVAVLISVINKGVLSRLIREKRMIYKIARLKNHYVICYHNEYTIELSKQFRSAQIPFVVVDNKEGFEEEAIKHKYPHYIVGDPHTNLAMLKTHLSSARGVVTFSEILPVNVALIVSVRLFEKELKRKPYYVIASAHTDEGLEKLKKLGADSVVSPTKLMAQRVSAMAIRPDMENILEKFIYKKDTLLDLEEVIVPKESWLVQRKLKEAHFREITKVFIIGIIQKDGRYIPMPDGEAIIASESKLLMIGTSEGVEKSKSFILQHQRPMEMDYITL is encoded by the coding sequence ATGTTGCAAAAAATTAAGGGATTTCTCTCTTCTGTTAAGAAAAAGAAAGTCAAGGCGGATTATAATTTAAACGCCGAGATTTATGAACAATTTGAGGCTTTTAGACTCCCCTTAGTTTTAATCCAATGTTTTATCTTGGTGGGGACTTTGGGCTATTTAGCCTTAGAAGATTACAACCTCGTCCAAGCCTTTTTCCAAACCACCTACACCTTCACTTCTACAGGTTTTGGGGCACTGAACGAAAGCCACTTTGGCACGATCAGCGTCTTTTTCACTTCCATCATCATGTTCTGCGGTACGGGGGTCGTTACCTTTAGTGTCGCCGTTTTAATCAGCGTCATCAACAAGGGCGTTTTATCTAGGCTCATTAGGGAGAAAAGAATGATCTACAAAATCGCAAGGCTCAAAAACCACTATGTCATCTGCTACCACAACGAATACACGATTGAACTGAGCAAACAATTTAGAAGCGCACAAATTCCCTTTGTGGTCGTGGATAATAAAGAGGGCTTTGAAGAAGAGGCGATCAAGCACAAATACCCCCACTACATCGTGGGCGACCCACACACAAACCTCGCCATGTTAAAAACCCACTTAAGCAGTGCAAGGGGGGTTGTCACCTTCTCGGAGATTTTGCCCGTCAATGTGGCGCTCATTGTGAGTGTGCGGCTCTTTGAGAAGGAACTCAAACGCAAGCCCTACTATGTGATTGCCAGCGCCCACACCGATGAGGGTTTGGAGAAGTTAAAAAAACTTGGGGCAGATAGCGTGGTCTCGCCCACAAAACTGATGGCGCAAAGAGTGAGCGCAATGGCGATCCGCCCTGACATGGAGAATATCCTAGAAAAGTTTATTTATAAAAAAGACACCTTGCTCGACCTAGAAGAGGTGATCGTGCCTAAAGAAAGCTGGCTGGTGCAGCGCAAACTCAAAGAGGCGCACTTTAGGGAGATCACCAAAGTTTTTATCATCGGCATTATCCAAAAAGACGGGCGTTACATCCCCATGCCCGATGGAGAGGCGATCATTGCCAGCGAGTCCAAACTTTTAATGATCGGCACTTCTGAGGGCGTGGAAAAGTCCAAATCCTTTATTTTGCAACACCAACGCCCTATGGAAATGGACTACATCACCCTATAA
- the crdR gene encoding copper response regulator transcription factor CrdR, giving the protein MKKLFLLEDDFLLHKILAEFLENAGFAVVGAYNQAQALEILSQQSFDLLLLDVQLPEGDSFGLLETLRDLNISTPTIFISVRSDIHALRKAFAVGASDYLKKPFELEELRLRMERLLTPPKLQINPECFYENGVLHTDKPHFLSPKEKRLLEFFIRHKNQVLASEQIIANVWDYEGVDSSTLRSHIKNLRKLLGKEQLQNIKGLGYCLKIP; this is encoded by the coding sequence ATGAAAAAGCTTTTTTTGCTAGAGGATGACTTTTTATTGCATAAAATCCTAGCGGAGTTTTTGGAAAATGCAGGCTTTGCAGTGGTGGGGGCGTATAACCAAGCCCAAGCCCTAGAGATTTTGAGCCAACAGAGCTTTGATCTCTTGCTTTTAGATGTCCAGCTGCCCGAGGGCGATAGTTTTGGGCTGTTAGAAACCCTGCGGGATTTAAACATCAGCACCCCCACGATATTTATCAGTGTGCGTAGCGACATCCACGCTTTACGTAAGGCTTTTGCTGTGGGGGCGAGCGACTACCTCAAAAAGCCCTTTGAACTAGAAGAATTGCGCCTGCGTATGGAGCGCTTGCTCACTCCCCCCAAGCTACAGATCAACCCCGAGTGCTTTTATGAAAACGGGGTCTTGCACACCGACAAGCCTCACTTCTTAAGCCCCAAAGAAAAACGTTTGCTCGAATTTTTTATCCGCCACAAAAACCAAGTTTTGGCCAGCGAGCAAATCATCGCCAATGTCTGGGATTATGAGGGCGTGGACAGCTCAACTTTGCGCAGCCACATTAAAAACCTACGTAAGCTTTTAGGTAAAGAACAACTACAAAACATTAAGGGGTTAGGCTATTGTTTAAAAATTCCATGA
- a CDS encoding sensor histidine kinase — MFKNSMKLNTYEKQSLRRFVGLYLGSSFVLIVFIALLFLHNAKSIFLESTEARLQSQSNQLTQDIIQAHMHHLDEPFKTLAHKYSHVHFVLLDAAKHVLYNHDFGDATSLAFFGKDGPFPVFLDQDNAFYLVDNKTFGHLGVDLVILEEEHPTHLFTALYRRVFLVFLGVFACVGVLSFFLAHLFLQPLASERSRINTFSQNIAHELNTPIAALLIAAKALYKQTNDPKILGILASAKRISHLYERLAYLYFQELRQEEPRLLDLKSLVAQQITALEQMAHFYHVSLSSQLESKTFKACEEDIATLVSNLLMNALKYNHPGGFVKVLLKDCLEVSNGGAAIPESKIKALTERYSRLDYDKKGYGIGLDLVQQICVRYGFSLEIESQPTDDPHIFCNVFRVYFNS, encoded by the coding sequence TTGTTTAAAAATTCCATGAAACTCAACACCTATGAAAAGCAGTCCTTGCGCCGTTTTGTGGGGCTGTATTTGGGCTCGTCTTTTGTGCTCATTGTGTTCATCGCCCTATTGTTCCTCCACAATGCCAAGAGCATTTTTTTAGAAAGCACTGAGGCCCGCCTACAAAGCCAAAGCAACCAGCTCACCCAAGACATCATCCAAGCGCACATGCACCACTTGGACGAGCCCTTTAAGACCCTAGCACATAAATACAGCCATGTGCACTTCGTGCTTTTAGATGCGGCTAAACATGTGCTTTACAACCACGACTTTGGCGACGCCACAAGTTTGGCTTTCTTTGGCAAGGACGGGCCCTTTCCCGTGTTTTTAGACCAAGACAACGCCTTTTACTTAGTGGATAACAAGACCTTTGGGCATTTGGGCGTGGATTTGGTGATCTTGGAGGAAGAACACCCCACGCATTTATTCACCGCCCTTTACCGCCGCGTATTCTTAGTGTTTTTAGGGGTGTTTGCCTGCGTGGGGGTGCTTTCTTTCTTTTTAGCCCACTTGTTTTTACAGCCCCTAGCCAGTGAACGCAGCCGCATCAACACCTTTAGCCAAAACATCGCCCACGAGCTCAACACCCCCATCGCTGCCCTGCTCATCGCCGCTAAAGCTCTGTATAAACAAACAAACGACCCCAAAATCTTAGGGATTTTAGCCAGTGCTAAACGCATCTCCCACCTTTACGAGCGCCTAGCCTATCTCTACTTTCAGGAATTACGCCAAGAAGAGCCCCGCTTGCTAGACTTAAAAAGCTTGGTAGCCCAGCAAATCACCGCCTTAGAGCAGATGGCACATTTTTACCATGTGAGCTTAAGTAGCCAGCTTGAATCCAAGACCTTTAAGGCCTGCGAAGAGGACATCGCCACTTTAGTGAGCAATCTTTTAATGAACGCCCTCAAATACAACCACCCGGGGGGCTTTGTTAAAGTGCTTCTAAAGGATTGCCTAGAGGTGAGTAATGGCGGAGCAGCCATCCCAGAGTCTAAAATCAAGGCTTTAACTGAGCGTTACAGCCGTTTGGATTATGATAAAAAGGGCTATGGGATCGGGCTAGACCTAGTGCAACAAATTTGCGTGCGCTATGGCTTTAGCCTAGAAATTGAGAGCCAGCCCACCGATGATCCCCACATCTTTTGCAATGTCTTTAGGGTGTATTTTAATTCTTAG
- a CDS encoding diacylglycerol kinase, giving the protein MKRILQAWLYSKAGLKAAFKDEPAFRQVVLLALLGFIGACFAAHSFTQFVLLILPGVLCMIVELLNSAIENAVDFTGTHKHPLAKKAKDMGSAAQFVALVFFILVWGGYFVF; this is encoded by the coding sequence TTGAAACGCATTTTACAAGCGTGGCTTTACTCTAAGGCGGGGCTAAAAGCGGCGTTTAAAGACGAGCCCGCCTTTAGGCAGGTGGTGCTCTTAGCCCTTTTGGGCTTTATCGGGGCGTGCTTTGCGGCACACAGCTTTACGCAATTTGTTTTGCTCATTTTGCCCGGGGTGTTGTGTATGATTGTGGAGCTTTTAAATAGTGCGATTGAAAATGCCGTGGATTTCACGGGCACACACAAGCACCCCCTAGCCAAAAAAGCAAAGGACATGGGCAGTGCCGCGCAATTTGTGGCGTTGGTGTTTTTTATTTTAGTGTGGGGGGGTTATTTTGTCTTTTAG
- a CDS encoding cytochrome-c peroxidase, giving the protein MDSMGLIKKALEANLVPMPIGKDLDKFLAQKVKELNLEYKGAVMTKAQIELGKKLYLDPRISTSYLISCNTCHNLGLAGVDLVSRAVGEGWKPNPHFLNSPTVYNSVFNAVQFWDGRVAHLDEQAKGPISNPVEMNANPKIVEAKINSMPGYVKAFKRAYGNNIKIDLNLITDTIAMFEATLVTPSRYDDFLRGNVKALSRQEQEGLKVFLDKGCAGCHNGINLGGMMQPFQVTAPYKFANVGDFKGDKNGMVKVPTLRNVLETMPYFHNGQFWNIKDAIKEMGAIQLGVTINDEEATKIATFFNALTGKKPTIVYPELPVMSASTPKPQGIMEGDKQPAKQPTH; this is encoded by the coding sequence ATGGATAGTATGGGGCTCATTAAAAAAGCCCTAGAAGCAAACCTAGTCCCCATGCCCATAGGCAAGGATTTAGACAAGTTCTTAGCCCAAAAAGTCAAAGAATTGAACTTAGAGTATAAGGGTGCTGTGATGACAAAGGCACAAATTGAGTTAGGTAAAAAACTCTATTTGGACCCGAGAATTTCTACTTCCTATTTGATCTCTTGCAACACTTGCCACAATTTAGGGCTAGCAGGGGTGGATTTGGTGTCTAGGGCGGTGGGCGAGGGCTGGAAGCCCAACCCTCATTTTTTAAACTCCCCCACGGTGTATAACTCCGTGTTCAACGCCGTGCAGTTTTGGGACGGACGGGTGGCACACCTAGACGAGCAGGCCAAAGGTCCCATCAGCAACCCCGTAGAAATGAACGCTAACCCTAAAATTGTGGAGGCAAAAATCAACTCCATGCCCGGCTATGTCAAAGCCTTCAAACGCGCTTATGGCAACAACATTAAAATCGATTTAAATTTAATCACCGACACCATTGCCATGTTCGAAGCGACCTTAGTAACCCCAAGCCGCTATGACGACTTTTTGCGGGGCAATGTCAAGGCGTTGAGCCGCCAAGAGCAAGAGGGTTTAAAGGTGTTCTTAGATAAGGGCTGTGCGGGTTGCCACAATGGCATTAATTTGGGCGGGATGATGCAACCCTTCCAGGTGACTGCGCCTTATAAGTTTGCCAATGTGGGCGACTTCAAGGGGGATAAAAATGGCATGGTCAAAGTCCCCACTTTGCGTAATGTCCTAGAAACCATGCCCTACTTCCACAATGGGCAGTTTTGGAACATCAAAGATGCGATCAAAGAAATGGGTGCAATCCAACTGGGTGTCACCATCAACGATGAGGAGGCGACAAAAATCGCTACCTTCTTCAATGCGCTTACGGGCAAGAAGCCCACGATTGTCTACCCAGAATTGCCCGTAATGAGTGCGAGCACCCCCAAACCGCAAGGTATCATGGAGGGCGACAAACAACCCGCCAAGCAGCCCACGCACTAA
- a CDS encoding MlaD family protein, which translates to MERHVNYTLIGGLFLACMVCMVFFILWLGHVNLEDENYLSYVVYTDKDLGGIGPNTPINYKGIQVGSVRQVGFDKGHLGVVKLTLRILGRVPVRKNSSVKVESQGLVGMKYLSLIQSDSKEFYSKEDPERVLNYKQSFLEQLTSSAGHISDEVLYIIRSIDKILNPQNIENITKTIASIQKATQGLDNTRLALDNLLKNASKTLEKGDTLVANGDVLAKHADELIKDIDLKVRGKQYDFKTMLSPLLLQMQLSLRHIDNFVQKGSNLMDKFDANPYKTIFGDRK; encoded by the coding sequence TTGGAAAGGCATGTGAATTACACACTCATCGGGGGGCTTTTTTTGGCTTGCATGGTGTGTATGGTGTTTTTCATTTTATGGCTAGGGCATGTCAATTTAGAGGACGAAAACTACCTAAGCTATGTGGTTTATACCGATAAGGATTTGGGCGGGATTGGGCCCAACACCCCCATAAACTACAAGGGCATACAAGTGGGATCGGTGCGGCAAGTGGGCTTTGATAAAGGACACTTGGGGGTGGTGAAGCTCACTTTACGCATTTTAGGGCGCGTGCCTGTGCGCAAAAACTCTTCTGTCAAAGTCGAATCGCAGGGCTTGGTGGGGATGAAATATTTAAGCTTGATCCAAAGCGACTCTAAAGAGTTTTATAGCAAAGAGGACCCTGAGCGGGTGCTAAACTACAAGCAAAGCTTTTTAGAGCAACTCACCAGCAGCGCAGGGCATATCTCTGATGAAGTGCTCTACATCATCCGCAGCATCGATAAAATTTTAAACCCCCAAAACATTGAAAACATCACTAAAACCATCGCCTCCATCCAAAAAGCCACACAAGGGCTAGACAACACCCGCCTAGCCCTAGACAACTTGCTTAAAAACGCTAGCAAGACTTTAGAAAAAGGCGACACCCTTGTGGCTAATGGGGATGTTTTAGCCAAACATGCCGACGAACTCATTAAAGACATTGATTTAAAGGTGCGCGGCAAGCAATACGACTTTAAAACCATGCTCTCGCCCTTACTCTTGCAAATGCAACTGAGTTTGCGCCATATCGATAACTTCGTGCAAAAAGGCTCTAACTTAATGGATAAATTTGATGCCAATCCCTATAAAACCATCTTTGGGGATCGCAAATGA
- a CDS encoding lipid A deacylase LpxR family protein, translating to MKPHLPLFCVLFCSLKALTPYHKQYIQLLTEDDGYINPYIDRYYTAGTRIGWVSKEYDYNRKKSPMSWAHFVSLQGKKERETRFNIYLTQDMYTPTLANRKLPMPLKGEHLYGGWLRLNFGIFQRSAHSLEHTSVSFGMVGPSSLAAQTQNLIHTWGHDPKFLGWNSQIKNEFIFELNYTWIQKLDFYKSRFFSIDMLPAASFSLGNALTNFNLGTTLRVGYNLNADFGPNQIHSNFAGGEPYSNRFSFYVFAGAMGSFQPLDIFVQGNDPQTHNITQLPYFLYDAQVGVAILYKGWRFAFSAIDLSKTFRNQRQNHNIGSIELDLAF from the coding sequence ATGAAACCGCACTTACCCCTTTTTTGTGTCCTTTTTTGCTCTTTAAAAGCCCTCACGCCCTACCACAAGCAGTATATCCAACTGCTCACAGAGGACGATGGCTACATCAACCCCTACATTGACCGCTACTACACCGCAGGCACAAGGATCGGCTGGGTGAGTAAAGAATACGATTACAACCGCAAGAAATCGCCCATGTCTTGGGCGCATTTTGTGAGCTTACAGGGCAAGAAAGAGAGAGAAACCCGTTTTAACATCTACCTCACGCAGGACATGTATACCCCCACTCTAGCTAACCGCAAACTTCCCATGCCACTTAAAGGTGAGCACCTTTATGGAGGGTGGTTGCGCTTAAACTTTGGGATTTTCCAAAGAAGCGCGCACTCTTTAGAACACACCAGCGTGAGCTTTGGCATGGTGGGACCCTCTTCTTTGGCTGCGCAGACGCAAAATCTCATACACACATGGGGGCATGACCCAAAATTTTTAGGCTGGAATAGCCAAATCAAAAACGAATTCATCTTTGAGCTCAACTACACTTGGATACAAAAGCTTGACTTTTATAAAAGCCGTTTTTTTAGCATAGACATGTTGCCCGCCGCTAGCTTTAGCTTAGGCAACGCCTTGACTAACTTTAACTTAGGCACGACTTTGAGGGTGGGCTATAACTTAAACGCTGACTTTGGGCCTAACCAAATCCATAGTAACTTTGCCGGGGGTGAGCCTTACAGCAACCGCTTTTCTTTCTATGTCTTTGCCGGGGCAATGGGCTCGTTTCAGCCCCTAGATATTTTCGTGCAAGGCAATGACCCACAAACGCACAACATCACACAACTGCCCTATTTTCTCTACGATGCCCAAGTGGGGGTGGCGATCCTTTACAAGGGGTGGCGTTTTGCCTTCAGTGCCATTGACCTTAGTAAAACCTTTAGAAACCAACGCCAAAACCACAATATCGGCAGTATAGAATTGGACCTAGCTTTTTAA